One window of Aspergillus oryzae RIB40 DNA, chromosome 3 genomic DNA carries:
- a CDS encoding SET domain-containing protein (predicted protein): MAVYKVCRYHVLTGQGCVDLNNERVVPLSQLTPNVSEIICDERDTTAAPETNQDDHGPRSLKRRKTVSGLRLAPHTQDAAITGTESQIDGCAASDSNGMTDDAQKSSVRQVHSDTRFPQRKNPSKDTSAPALEPTSTDKLIAGIWRQVFSPVKLSRFHSVIEPGIDIRTGVSGEVFRAVNTLCLKYYNQSQSSRALEMIVQAYWIECYEARIAVLRLENPNLSAMEIRMMGLREACAVLNWKEKDLRNRIAIWRGYKEIKDAGGWASLIFASAGVYRFCKYRTGFGEGFSTRLRHIRSSLEVAADTLHPDWRDLLQVIGQQETRQYHGHPHEWVTVTGRPAVPLSSTYEHLQLPNGFHFRFIDECVLDTAAFGTEDPRRVPEIDPDVCLVCKERQSDEIEKNHCSCFSTLFGGVRNPVPVQLFHTTSGKNNGVIARSNFDRGIAIGEFTGLITKGIEGVDVMLGGTRTRTYQVFQGQMGNFTRFINHSCRPNSQFQRFYWRGKERIIVVSRGVTAGT; the protein is encoded by the exons CGAACGAGATACCACCGCCGCTCCGGAAACCAACCAAGATGACCATGGACCACGTTCCCTTaagcgaagaaagaccgTTAGTGGTCTTCGCTTGGCTCCGCATACCCAGGATGCTGCCATTACAGGGACTGAATCTCAGATCGACGGCTGTGCTGCATCAGATTCAAATGGGATGACTGACGATGCTCAAAAGTCGTCTGTTCGCCAGGTGCATAGTGACACCAGGTTTCCCCAGCGCAAAAACCCAAGCAAAGATACATCTGCCCCAGCTCTAGAACCAACGTCAACCGACAAACTCATCGCGGGTATCTGGAGACAAGTGTTTTCACCTGTCAAGCTGAGTCGATTCCATTCT GTCATAGAACCCGGCATAGACATCCGCACCGGCGTTAGTGGAGAG GTTTTCCGGGCAGTCAACACCCTATGCTTAAAATACTATAACCAAAGTCAGTCCTCTCGCGCGCTTGAGATGATAGTACAAGCCTACTGGATTGAATGTTACGAGGCTCGTATTGCTGTTCTTCGCTTAGAGAATCCTAACCTGTCGGCTATGGAAATCCGAATGATGGGCTTGAGAGAGGCCTGTGCGGTTCTCaactggaaagaaaaggatctGCGGAACCGAAT TGCCATCTGGCGCGGatacaaggaaatcaaagatgCCGGCGGCTGGGCTAGTTTGATATTTGCAAGCGCCGGGGTATACCGATTCTGCAAATACCGTACTGGCTTTGGAGAGGGCTTTTCCACGCGCCTCCGACATATCCGGTCTAGTCTGGAGGTGGCCGCTGATACGTTGCATCCGGATTGGAGGGATCTACTCCAGGTGATTGGGCAACAAGAGACACGGCAGTACCATGGCCACCCACATGAATGGGTAACAGTAACAGGAAGACCAGCAGTCCCCTTGAGTTCAACATATGAGCATCTTCAGCTCCCAAATGGCTTCCATTTTCGCTTCATCGATGAGTGCGTGCTTGACACGGCTGCCTTTGGCACAGAGGATCCTCGCCGGGTTCCTGAAATAGATCCAGACGTGTGTTTGGTGtgcaaagaaaggcagtctgatgagatcgagaagaaTCATTGTTCATGTTTCTCCACATTGTTCGGGGGCGTGCGAAACCCAGTACCAGTACAGTTGTTCCATACAACCAGCGGAAAGAACAACGGAGTCATAGCTCGCAGT AACTTCGACCGTGGCATTGCCATTGGCGAATTCACAGGTCTCATCACTAAAGGCATCGAGGGTGTCGACGTAATGCTAGGTGGCACCCGCACCAGAACGTACCAGGTCTTCCAAGGCCAGATGGGCAATTTCACGCGATTCATCAACCACTCCTGTCGTCCAAACAGTCAGTTTCAGCGATTCTATTGGCGGGGAAAGGAACGCATAATTGTCGTCTCGCGAGGAGTGACGGCGGGAA CCTGA